The window ttaacccACCAAGTTCAACAATTTTTGGCccaaattttgacaaaatttggTTCGACTTTCCCTATTAAGttttgtatgtttttcttttgcatacaTAGGGAGGGGAGTTGGAGTTACATTAAATGCCTGGCAGAATAACTCGAATGCAGTTGACTTTCGTCTGCTTCAGTAGTTGcatgaacatttttttctatataaatcaAACCATTTGATTGTAACTAGTAATTGAACTGGGTCGTATTCTATGATCTGCAGGCAGGGTTGTCAGTGAAAAGGCCATTCGTGGCTGGAAATGTTGGTGAAAATCAGGAGCAGCCAAGTCCAATATCCGTTCTGGAACCACCATTTTTTGAAGATGACAACACACATTTAGAATTGTCCAGCTATTTGAAGCCAAGGAATCAGGGTAATCACCTTCCTCCCCCCTCTTCTAAATAACAACAGTATGTTAGGATCCTACCTAACAAGAATTATCTCAAGAACAAAGGATGAACTCAagaatagttaaaaaaaacaatcaaatatgaaaatatacgAAATATATTCTAGAATACCATAAGAACAAGTAACAAATTAGCCCTAGCTTTTCGAAAGGGACTCCCAAATTCCCTTACAAGGAAATCCCTCTACAAAATTCTCAACCCCAAACCCTCTatttatgacaaaaaaatcatattcacCTTATTAGCTAATTACTGATATGCCCCTTTTAAAAGCCACACTATTGTTCTCCTAAAAACTGTAGTATTTCTATGACTGGGGGCcttacataataataatgaacaaTTAGCGAATACGTAAGCTAGAGCAAAAAATCGTAATGATTTATCTATATCTATCAGCATCtcatacaaaatttgaactGAACAGAGTTCTGTATGCCATACAAGAATAGCCTCATCGACAAATCACCACCGATAGAATCAATTGCTCGGAGTATATTTTGGGATGGTTCTTATTCAGATTCATCTGCTCCTTGTGCACTCAAGTCTGCACCAGTTTCCACTTGTCTGGAGGAAGAACAAAACTGGCATTCCCTTGTTCAAGCTCTTCTTACAATGTCTGGTCTAAGTAATGAAGTACAACAATGTAGCTTATTGTTTGCCAAGTGGCATTCACTTGCCAATCCACTAGATTTGTCTCTAAGAAACAAATATGCCAATCTAAACAGCAAAGAGCCAATGCTCGAGGCCGAGCGAAGGCAGCTACGATCAAGTAGGAAGCTAGTGTTCGACTGTGTCAATGCTGCCTTGATCGATATAACAAGTCAGGAACTCGATCACAGGCGAACAGAAATATTGGCCCAAGACACATCACTAACATTATTGGACTGTGTTATGGTCAAAGTGAAAGATTGGGTTTGCGTTGAATCTAGATGTGTTACAGGAGACATTGGGGACATCAACAGCCTAGTAGTGGAAAGGGTAGTCAGAAAAGAGGTAGGAGGAAGAAACTGGGATGAGCATCTACGGATGGAAATGGATAATTTGGGAAAAGAAGTAGAAAGGAGATTATTGGAAGAGCTTTTGGAAGAGGCTGTTGTTGAATTGACGGGTAAAGTTTGATTAGaatttgcttttctttctgttgtgttctaaattaattcattaCTCTCACCTTTGTATCTGATATTCAATAATGATGGTCCACTGATTTATTTTGTGTATGTTCAGCTAAGTCTCCCTACTTACCTCTAAGATTCATTTTTGTGAAAATCCatagatataatatatagGAAGCAAAAGCttcattttgattattgaactttttatttgattcatgCCAAGTTCTTTGGGGATTAAAGTATGAATAGGGAAAATAGAAAGAACATATTATCCTGTAACAGGCTGTGAGATTCATATTTGGATTCCAGGGCATTAAGAAAAAGGGATTCAACTTTATTCATGGGGTCCATTGTTTGAGAGTGGATTTTGATTCATTCTTCACACACTGAATTTAGTGGGAGTTTCTCTATCCATTTTGGAAGTCGCACTTGAACCCAGGTAGACATGTGATTGCATAAcactattaaataaaatgaaaggttattttaattacCCCATCTAAACtcacttaattaattaattattgaacttgataacatataattattgGGTTAAATTAACCATAGAAAAggttaaaattcaacttttggTCTTTTCTGTTGGGAGATTAATTTAGACTAATATGGCTTAGAATTAGAATTTAGTCCTATGATTGTCCATTTATGGAGATTGTTATCAAGCTATAATTATGAGGGGAAGGTTTATGGAGGTTGTTATCAAGCTAGAACTATGAGCTATTTATAAGGTTTAATCAAATCATACAATATTTAtaggttttttcttcttaattttaagaaattagggtttttattAAAGCCTAACTCAACCTTACCTTTCATACATATACTTTCTAATAGGGGTGTAAGAATAACTCAACTTCGACTATCCAATTCATATTATATAGATTAAGTTGGGGTTGgagatttttatctttttttagtttgttggattttgagttaaaaattttgttcaaaCCAACTCAATCCGAATTagttatatatgtatatattattatttatttatttaacaaaagttaaaCAATCTTACGAGTTCCAAATTTATACTTAATGATTTCCATctacaaacatcaaaatttagaaacgaaggaaaaaatgataataccAACCCGGGTACACCCTTCCTTTCTAAACTAATGCAACTTAACACAACACTACCTTTCACACACAATACCTCCTTTCTAGACTTTAGCATACCTTCTTTCTAAACTAATAACACTGCCTTGTGTAAAACACTTTCAAACACATACTTCCTTTCTAAACTAATGTAACTTAACTTTGTGCCTTATGGTACATTCAACGGGCAGAGACATTCGACACGCAGAGACTCAGATTTGAAATCAAATGTCTGAGAATTATTGAATTCTGATGCATGTGAACTTATTTGATGGAGTTCTTATGCGTCAAGATTACAGACGCCTTCAAAACAATGCCTTCTACGTACccaaaaatttttaaaataccttGATTTGTCAAAAAGTGTAATATTACACACCATTTCATCTATGTaacatccaaaaaaaaaaacagaatatCGAATGGATATGGAGACAATTGTGGACTACTGATATAGAATCTACATTATTTCAAGTTTCAACTTTCATACAAGATTCtaaagattatatatatatatataacaaaatcattgaAGGAGTCGTGTTTTTATCGCAGCTTTTTACCCATTAGTTTACCATTGAGCTGCAGTCTGCGACAGCCTTTCAAGATGCCCCTTTAATCTCAATGGTATTTGTTCCTCAGATGAGTGtttatgcatatatattaaagtagCAGTCATAGTTCTGATCCTGAAAAAGGAAGTTTCTACAAACAATCCATTAGATTAGACCTCAACTTCACAAGAATCAGAATGGAAAAATAGAACTCATTCAACTTCCTCAATTTCGATGATATTCACATCTCATCATACACACCACAACCTTCCATTCTTACACAAAGCTGATTGCAATCTATCCTATCTGACCAACCAAAAATCAAAGCACAAGACATAGTGGAACAGTAACTTACAGACACCAATGACCAGTTCGCCTTGAGACTTTCCATTAAAGTCCAAGGTTAAATAACAATGTAGCAAAGAGAGAATCTGGTAGTAACGTCGTGGTTCCTCTGATCTGCGCAAGGAAGGCTTTCTGTTTCAACTGCCTCATTTATGAACTTTGGTTTGATGAATTGTATCTGTCACTGTTGTTCAATCCATACTGCAACGAAAGTGAAACTACatttagaaacaaattatCTGGAATTTACCCTCcccttttcttaaaaaagaagagtgcATGGTAGAACACAATACCTTTTCTCTCATGCGGGCGCCCCAAAGGTCAAAATGAGCACCAGCAGCTTGATTTGCTGGTGGATTAAGCAATGGCTCCCGTGTTCTATCTCGAACACCAACCTCCTCTTCTGTGTCATACTCAGTTTTACGGGTTGAAACCATGGATCTCAGAATAATTGCTAGCAGCAGAGACAATGCCTGAGGGGTTGCATTAAGGATTCGAGTAAATGGCGTTAACAAGTATAATCAAATAGTGCCCAAGagattaaactataaaattcaAGTAAACTGCATAGACAAGCAACATAAGCCACCATCCTAATAGATGAAAAGAGATCACACGGCCAGAGGGGAAGCTTAGACGAACTTTGCATGAATCAAATAgaaatcatttaaaagaatattcatattcatattccTTAAAACGCTGCAATATTACTCTTGACctttcataaatgtttcaaaattactaTTGAGTACAAATCTGTTAGAATGTTGGACAAAAATTAGAGCCTATAATGGCACTCTAGTGACACCAACGGAACGCAAAAACAGCCACACCAtcccaaattttcaaatcaccATCATGCACCCTAATTTTCATCTACAATTCTATAAGATTTCTACCCCAACGGTAGTTTCAAACATTTATGAAAGGTTATTGCAACTTCTCAAAGAATAgagttatatttaaaaaaatagcaaagaTGGTGTGAGTTATCTACAACTTAGCCTATTAATATTCAACCACAAAACGAATCAGAGGGGTAGATGATTAGTTGCCATCAAGTCTACCTGGGTTGAAATTACAACGATACCAATCCACTTGGATAAATTGATGTTGTCTTCAATGAAATGCCTAAGTTCATCCAGTTCACCAGTTGGGTCCAACGGAAGATCCTGCATCATCGTTTTCaggtaaatatatattgacaGAGGAATTGGCACAAAAACATTTGCTTCCATGTGCAGAGGAATACCTTCTCCCACGAGCGATCAATTGCAATAAATGCCACCAAACCCACTTCAACGATAATAAATAGCATTATAAGCATGTTATACTAGGATTGCTAGGTTAAGGGAAAGAGTGCTAAATAGAAATGTTTACTTATCAAGAAACAAAGTACTTCCcacttcaaaataaaacagtaCAAAAGAGCTGGGAGTAAATGCTCtcttaatgaaaaaaaactgGATAATAAGATGAAGTGCACAATGGAAGAGAGTACATCCTCTTTCCTCCTCTATTTTTCCTGAATTAAACCACTGGGATACAATTCTTCAGTAAGTTCCATAAGATCACATGCGTCCCTTTAGCAAGTTTCTATCAGTTCGCATGAATTCTACAAGAGATATGATTCAGTTGTTTTACTCGAGAGCAAATGCAAATTCATTAtcgaaatattttaaatgctTAAAGTATGGCAATATCTAGAACTGAAAAACAAGCTGTAATAGGGTAAAAATGGTAGGATACGAAACAGAGGCAGCAGCCACTTATTGCTTCAGCTGCAATACAGCCAACTAAAGTAATACAACACAACAAGACGCCAAATCCCATGAAGGAGTAGATGAACCTGCCACCACcaacaaagacaaacaaaacatCAACTTAACAATCTTACTAGCCTATTGAACTCGACACTCGACATTATTACCAAATATGCAGCAATGATCACAATAATAACTCAAAAATTGGGAGATTTATATCTTAAAGTACCAATTAATACAGAAAGAGAATCAACAGGAAGAAAACTTTAGCAAGATTCATGTTTAGGTCACTTCTCAAAGAAGAATCCCATGATCAATCATAAACATAACATGTCGTCAACATAAAATTGATGCCAATGAAGtcaaatagaaataaatttcaaacagtACAAATGATTGttaggaaatgaagaaaagaaaagaaagaaaagacaagGCAAGTTGAATTAATTTAGAGTATAAAATCAAAACCCTAACGATTTAAATCCGCAGCCAAGAGATCATAGATTGCGAAAACTTTCACATTCATAAACGCGCTACATGGAATCTCCCTAATTAAAAACTTACAAGAAACACAAGAAGTCGGGAAGCTCACAGAAATTCCCAATctacaaattcaaacaaatctCACCAAGGGGCTGGAAGCTTAAAGGCGTTCAATTCAAGCTTTAATTCTTCCCTATCGAACTCAGGAATGAAATCGGCAGCTAAATCCATAGCTGTGATCCGATCGGCAACAGTGACTGATTcagaatttaaataaaacgaAACCGAACTAGCCGCCGGAGAAGGAGCCAAAGCCGGTACAGGAGGAGGCGGAGAAACAGGAACATGGTGGTTCCAGCGATCAAGCATCCATGCAGAATAAACTATAATTGAAACCCCAACAAAAGcttgaagaaaattgaagcaTTTGAGGATGAAAGCGAGAGAAACATGACAACAAGTGCGAGCCATTACTTGTTCTTCGtctaaaatgaatttgaaggTCAAAGAATTCGAACCCTAATCCAAATTTCGATGGTTGGTTTTTGATGGGGGACAAATGGGAAAACTTTTGAGTGAATGatcaaaagagagaaaaagaaaaggtgggAGAGAAAGGGTTAATCTCAACAAATCGTATGGCTTTGGGTTCACTTTGGATTCGATTCTGTATTCGAATCGGAACGATCGATCGGGTCGAAGCAAGGctgtattattattaagaaacTAAAGATTTATCCACAAAAAACACTGGATTTTCCCTCTCTTTCCCtctctttccctctctctgaatttgaatgaatttgCTTTTACATTATTACAGCATTGCTCTcccaagaaaatgaagaagaacaagaaactatttataattcTCTTTAGGGAAAGGGTTAGAATTTAAGGGCAGGCAATCGAAATGAATCCATGTAATTTAATAACTTCcttgttttccatttttgtttcttttcttaagaAAGTTTGATAATCATAACCCATTTCTCGTTTTCaagatttagaaaatgtttctaaaaattgaaagaaagaaaagaaaaaaaaatagagaagcCTGGATATGTTCTCATTTTATTTGCTTCTTTTAGATACTCTTAAAATCTTTATTTAGCTCATCCCTGGAAAGACATGTTTGTattcacattttcattttttatttcttttaatttttaattttcatgttttttcattattatatattaattttttattttttttatgaattaatttacttctcaaatatttacggtccttgtaataaaatttgaaaagccCATGACTCATGAagctcaattattttttcataaattccaCGTATGTCTTGTGATTTATTATcttcttcactttttcttcttttcttgcaatttattcatctcttccagattttctttttttgacgTTTAAAGTACAAGATtcaatcatttaaatcttctatttcatcttcatcatcttcaataAGATGCTTTGAAGTTGTTTaacaattatttcaatatttttttcatttttctcatcttcaagaatatcaaaatcgtttaaatattatttgaaacttttttacGATTGTTTATATTTCACTATCAAGATCTGTTGTAAtgactttgttttcaataagaattctaaatttcatcttcattttaattgtttagaAGATTAGAAAATTTCGATGAGAATTCTATATCTCATTATCAtgatttttttcgtttttggtagaaattttaaattgtttagaaGATTAGTAAAAAAATGGTAACAAAGAACTATGTATCATTGCATTTCTAAACGACTGTgtatcaaaatctaaacaattatgTATATTGTATTCTAC of the Cucumis sativus cultivar 9930 chromosome 3, Cucumber_9930_V3, whole genome shotgun sequence genome contains:
- the LOC101206480 gene encoding tetraspanin-18, producing the protein MARTCCHVSLAFILKCFNFLQAFVGVSIIVYSAWMLDRWNHHVPVSPPPPVPALAPSPAASSVSFYLNSESVTVADRITAMDLAADFIPEFDREELKLELNAFKLPAPWFIYSFMGFGVLLCCITLVGCIAAEAISGCCLCFYNMLIMLFIIVEVGLVAFIAIDRSWEKDLPLDPTGELDELRHFIEDNINLSKWIGIVVISTQALSLLLAIILRSMVSTRKTEYDTEEEVGVRDRTREPLLNPPANQAAGAHFDLWGARMREKYGLNNSDRYNSSNQSS